From the Hymenobacter yonginensis genome, one window contains:
- a CDS encoding T9SS type A sorting domain-containing protein has translation MNAIFTSRLLTRPRVWLMCWLLLLPFGRLRAQTQVDTSYGPMQIYQPATALQALQLSTGERLVLGSELVRADGVKTLQSLLRYSAAGTPDATFALNIADYTWAPQGLTDAGGGRVFVTLFGPATLNGQVHYGMVRLLPSGLPDPAFRAQPSSLNRVSSVQVQPDGKVVVAGNFSNYAGQAAAGILRLNEDGSLDQPFVANTAGGLTLSGFGPVVARQPADGKLVVGGSFRTAAGRARSGLARFNADGTLDLTFAPVTTSTALVGSVAVQPDGRILAATFNGTYLVPGVNQALVRFTATGAFDNTFTGVNYGVRPAFSGGPATLLVQPDGKILAAFGGGSPPPGHVLRFTATGALDPTWSVSATPENVIAVYSLQLLAGGQVLVGSTPQVLGGPASAVPAGVNQLLSTGALDTTFPIPVLQTAGQVEDFAQQPDGKLLVVGAFSEINGSAARGLARLQANGSVDAAYTAASIITQGYPTEVALQPDGKALVAGRFSAYAGQPVTSLVRVESSGMRDAGFVSPLARIAGLNTNFITSLALQPDGAVLVAGNLVVPGSSGTTFRSFQRLLPNGSIDNSFQPPSNFSPSALLVQPDGRIVVGSYQNPAVQRLLPNGSPDPSFAAVASGSQSFSINGLRRYPDGRLLVFGYFDQLGGVPASSVARLSATGIPDPSFSAAIAGNIVVLNAAAIQPNNRILVGGTVFSPNANTSGLVRLLPDGSTDASFSSPLGPDDLVLALAVQPGGALLVGGQFSPIGSNQPNYALARLLDANVLNAGASRQAPRTEAWPIPAHDQLHLRLDAASRPEQVALHDALGRVVMSWPVLVNEATLSLDIAALPAGAYVLKVRYAAGGTFVRRVVKN, from the coding sequence ATGAATGCAATATTTACTTCCCGATTATTGACCCGGCCTCGTGTATGGCTGATGTGCTGGCTGCTGCTACTGCCCTTCGGCAGGCTCCGCGCCCAGACCCAGGTGGATACCAGCTACGGGCCCATGCAGATCTACCAGCCCGCCACGGCGCTTCAGGCACTGCAGCTCAGCACCGGCGAGCGGCTGGTGCTGGGCAGCGAACTGGTGCGGGCCGACGGGGTGAAAACCCTGCAGTCGTTGCTGCGCTACTCGGCGGCGGGCACTCCCGACGCGACGTTTGCGCTGAACATTGCCGATTACACCTGGGCGCCGCAGGGCCTCACCGACGCCGGGGGCGGGCGCGTGTTTGTCACGCTGTTTGGGCCGGCTACGCTGAACGGGCAGGTGCACTACGGCATGGTGCGGCTGCTGCCGTCGGGCCTGCCCGACCCGGCGTTTCGGGCGCAGCCCAGCTCCCTGAACCGCGTATCGTCGGTGCAGGTGCAGCCCGACGGGAAGGTGGTGGTAGCCGGCAACTTCAGCAACTACGCCGGACAAGCCGCCGCCGGTATCCTGCGCCTGAACGAAGACGGCAGCCTCGACCAGCCATTTGTGGCCAATACGGCCGGCGGCCTGACGCTGAGCGGCTTCGGGCCGGTAGTGGCGCGCCAGCCCGCCGATGGCAAGCTGGTAGTAGGCGGCTCGTTTCGGACGGCCGCCGGGCGGGCCCGTAGCGGCCTGGCGCGCTTCAACGCCGATGGTACCCTCGACCTGACGTTCGCGCCCGTTACCACCTCTACTGCCCTCGTGGGCTCGGTGGCCGTGCAGCCCGACGGCCGGATTCTGGCGGCTACGTTCAACGGCACCTACCTGGTGCCCGGCGTAAACCAGGCGCTGGTGCGCTTCACTGCCACGGGTGCCTTCGACAACACTTTCACCGGGGTAAACTATGGTGTCCGCCCAGCCTTCTCGGGTGGACCGGCCACGCTGCTGGTGCAGCCCGATGGCAAGATTCTGGCGGCTTTTGGGGGTGGTTCGCCGCCGCCCGGCCATGTGCTCCGCTTCACGGCCACCGGCGCCCTCGACCCCACCTGGAGCGTGTCCGCCACGCCGGAGAACGTTATAGCAGTGTACTCACTGCAGCTGCTGGCCGGGGGGCAGGTGCTGGTTGGAAGTACGCCTCAGGTGCTGGGCGGGCCGGCATCGGCGGTGCCGGCCGGCGTAAACCAGCTGCTTTCCACTGGCGCCCTCGATACCACCTTTCCCATCCCTGTCCTGCAGACAGCCGGGCAGGTGGAGGACTTTGCGCAGCAGCCCGACGGGAAACTGCTGGTAGTGGGGGCTTTTTCGGAAATCAACGGTAGTGCCGCGCGTGGCCTTGCCCGCCTGCAAGCCAATGGAAGCGTGGATGCCGCCTATACCGCCGCCAGCATTATCACGCAGGGCTACCCGACGGAGGTGGCGCTGCAGCCCGATGGCAAAGCCCTGGTGGCCGGCCGGTTTTCCGCCTACGCCGGCCAGCCGGTCACGTCGTTGGTGCGGGTGGAAAGCTCCGGCATGCGCGACGCCGGCTTTGTGTCCCCACTGGCCCGCATTGCGGGTTTGAATACCAACTTTATCACCAGCCTGGCGCTGCAGCCCGATGGTGCGGTGCTGGTAGCGGGCAATCTGGTGGTGCCGGGTAGCTCCGGCACTACGTTCCGCTCGTTTCAGCGGCTGCTGCCCAATGGCAGCATCGACAATTCGTTTCAGCCGCCATCCAACTTCAGCCCTTCGGCCCTGCTGGTGCAGCCCGATGGCCGCATTGTGGTGGGTAGCTACCAGAATCCGGCAGTGCAGCGGCTGCTCCCCAACGGCAGCCCCGATCCGTCCTTCGCGGCCGTGGCGTCGGGCAGTCAGTCCTTTTCCATTAACGGCCTGCGCCGCTACCCCGATGGCCGGCTGCTGGTGTTCGGCTATTTCGATCAGCTGGGCGGGGTTCCGGCCAGCTCGGTAGCCCGGTTGTCTGCCACCGGCATCCCCGATCCCAGCTTCAGCGCCGCCATTGCGGGCAATATCGTGGTGCTGAACGCGGCGGCCATTCAGCCCAATAACCGCATTCTGGTGGGCGGAACAGTCTTCAGCCCCAACGCCAACACGTCGGGTCTGGTGCGCCTGCTGCCCGACGGCAGCACCGACGCCTCGTTCAGCTCGCCGCTGGGTCCCGATGATCTGGTGCTGGCGCTGGCCGTGCAGCCCGGTGGCGCCCTGTTGGTGGGCGGCCAGTTTTCGCCCATAGGCAGCAATCAGCCCAACTACGCCTTGGCCCGGCTGCTCGATGCCAACGTGCTGAATGCCGGCGCCTCGCGGCAGGCGCCGCGCACCGAGGCGTGGCCTATTCCGGCTCACGACCAGCTGCACCTGCGCCTCGACGCCGCCAGCCGCCCCGAGCAGGTAGCGCTGCACGACGCCCTGGGCCGCGTGGTGATGAGCTGGCCGGTTTTGGTGAATGAGGCAACGCTGAGCTTGGATATTGCCGCGCTGCCTGCCGGGGCCTACGTGCTGAAAGTGCGCTACGCCGCCGGCGGTACGTTTGTGCGGCGGGTGGTGAAAAACTAA
- a CDS encoding alpha-amylase family glycosyl hydrolase yields MSTISSLPTSTLQAGMGAIPHDHGTTFRVWAPAATAVSVVGPLNDWDATTHPLQHEADGYWAADFPDLPAGTEYKFELTTPTGQLRKNDPYARQVTHSAGNSIVPDHGFDWEDDQFEMPAWNSLVIYELHVGTFNVKNPDQPGTFLDVIEKLDYLRELGINAIEIMPPTEFPGGRSWGYNPSHPFALETEYGGPQAFKELVKQAHRHGIAVILDVVYNHFGPGDLDLWQFDGWQENDGGGIYFYNDWRAETPWGHNRPDYGRDAVRAYIRDNALMWLEDYRVDGLRCDSISHIRNVDGASDPSRDLPDGWSLMKWINEEVQRHMPWKIMIAEDLQGNEYITRRPEDGGQGFSSQWDAAFVNIIRDALVTPNDADRDMPHVAETLTGVYNGDAFQRIIYTESHDEVANGKSRVTEEIMPGDAHTWFPKKRATLGAALVFTAPGIPMMFQGQEMLADGYFSDDQPLQWEHAEQHAGLVHLYRDLIKLRRNLAGHTRGLLGQHTEVHHLNNDDKTLAFIRRDQSGPGDTTVVLCNFADRSHDNYTIGLPRGGTWRVRFNSDWAGYDEEFGNFESLDTLAEPGIYDDQPFHASFGLGPYSVLIISQEPA; encoded by the coding sequence ATGTCTACGATTTCTTCTTTGCCTACCTCCACGCTGCAAGCCGGCATGGGGGCTATTCCACACGACCACGGCACCACGTTCCGCGTGTGGGCACCGGCCGCTACTGCCGTTTCGGTGGTGGGGCCACTCAACGACTGGGATGCCACCACGCACCCGCTGCAGCACGAAGCCGACGGCTACTGGGCCGCCGATTTTCCGGACCTGCCGGCCGGTACCGAGTACAAGTTCGAGCTGACCACGCCCACCGGCCAGCTCCGCAAAAACGACCCCTACGCCCGCCAGGTGACACACTCGGCCGGCAACTCCATCGTGCCCGACCACGGCTTCGACTGGGAAGACGACCAGTTTGAGATGCCGGCCTGGAACTCGCTGGTAATCTATGAGCTGCACGTGGGCACCTTCAACGTGAAAAACCCCGACCAGCCCGGCACCTTCCTCGACGTGATTGAGAAGCTGGACTACCTGCGCGAACTGGGCATCAACGCCATTGAAATCATGCCGCCCACCGAGTTTCCGGGCGGCCGCAGCTGGGGCTACAACCCCTCGCACCCGTTTGCGCTGGAAACCGAGTACGGCGGGCCGCAGGCATTCAAGGAGCTGGTGAAACAGGCCCACCGCCACGGCATTGCCGTGATTCTGGACGTGGTGTACAACCACTTCGGGCCCGGTGACCTAGACTTGTGGCAGTTTGACGGCTGGCAGGAAAACGACGGCGGCGGCATCTACTTCTACAACGACTGGCGCGCAGAAACGCCCTGGGGCCACAACCGCCCCGACTACGGCCGCGACGCCGTGCGGGCCTACATCCGTGACAACGCCCTGATGTGGCTGGAAGACTACCGCGTGGACGGCCTGCGCTGCGACTCCATCTCGCACATCCGCAACGTAGACGGCGCCTCCGACCCCTCGCGCGACCTGCCCGACGGCTGGAGTCTGATGAAGTGGATCAACGAGGAAGTACAGCGGCACATGCCCTGGAAAATCATGATTGCCGAGGATCTGCAGGGCAACGAGTACATCACGCGCCGCCCCGAAGACGGCGGCCAGGGCTTCTCCAGCCAGTGGGACGCGGCCTTCGTCAACATCATCCGCGACGCGCTAGTGACGCCCAACGACGCCGACCGCGACATGCCCCACGTGGCCGAAACCCTCACCGGCGTGTACAACGGCGATGCCTTCCAGCGCATCATCTACACCGAAAGCCACGACGAGGTAGCCAACGGCAAGAGCCGCGTGACCGAGGAAATCATGCCTGGCGATGCCCACACTTGGTTTCCGAAGAAGCGCGCCACCCTGGGCGCGGCGCTGGTGTTCACAGCCCCCGGTATCCCAATGATGTTTCAGGGCCAGGAGATGCTGGCCGACGGCTACTTCTCCGACGACCAGCCCCTGCAGTGGGAGCACGCCGAGCAGCACGCCGGCCTTGTACATCTCTACCGCGACCTGATCAAGCTGCGGCGCAACCTGGCCGGCCACACCCGCGGCCTGCTGGGCCAGCACACCGAGGTGCACCACCTAAACAACGACGACAAGACACTGGCCTTCATCCGCCGCGACCAGTCGGGCCCCGGCGACACCACCGTGGTACTCTGCAACTTCGCCGACCGCTCGCACGACAACTACACCATCGGGCTGCCGCGCGGTGGCACCTGGCGCGTGCGCTTCAATTCCGACTGGGCCGGCTACGACGAGGAGTTCGGCAACTTCGAGAGCCTCGACACACTGGCTGAACCCGGCATTTACGACGACCAGCCCTTCCACGCCTCGTTCGGGCTGGGCCCTTACTCGGTGCTGATTATTTCGCAGGAGCCGGCCTAA